GCGCGGCCTTCTCTTCCGCGCGCATCATGCGCTCGTTGCGGAATTCGGCGGACAACACGCGCAGCGCCGAAGCGAGCGGCGTGCCGTAGCGCTCGGTCTGGACCATGGTCGTCACCACCCCGCGCATCGCCTCAAGATCGACGCGATAGGCAAGGTTTTCGAACGCCATCTTGCGTTCGGTGAGAAACGACAGCTCGATCGCGGTCAGGGCGAACTCGTCGCCCAGCTCGGGATAGGCACGGCCCAGTTCCTTCGCCACCCGGTTGAACGCGGTGTCGACCGTCAGGCCCGCCTCCGCGCAGATGACCAGAAGGTCGAGCGCATCGGGCAAGCCCTTGCGGATGATGTCGGTGCGCTTGCTGGCCTTGTTCTTCAGGAACAGTTCCGGCCCTTTGTATCCCAGGATCAGCAGGATCGCGACCGCACCGAACCGCTTCATCCCGCCCCAGTCGGGGAAGTAGTCGATCAGGTAGATCATCACGAAGCCCAGCCCGCCGAGCAGAAGCGGAAGGATGATCCGGCCCGCGACAACATAGACGGCCAGTTCCTTGTTGCGATAGCCGGCGTGCGCAAGCTGCTGCTGGATCGCCTCGATCTGGCTTTGCTGCAGGACCTTCATGCCCGAGAGCGTGTCCTTCACCCGCTCGGTCCCTTCGGACTTGCGGACGAGGCTCTGCCGCTTGCGGGCATTGACCTTGACGATGCCGGCTTTCAGTTCGTCGCGGCGGGCGTTCAGCGCCTTGACCCGGCGAGTCATCGGATCTCTCACCGTCACGGCGGCATAGATCGCGAACATTACCGCGACCGCGGCGATGCCCGCCAGGATCGAGCCGACGAGGATGACGTCGAAGCCGAGGAGCGTGGGGCCGGGGGGTGTATCGGGCATGTCCTGTCGTCCTCGCTCAGATCTCGAAGCTGACCATCTTGGCCATGATGAAGCCGCCGATGGACATCCACACCAGACCGCCCAGACCGGTAACGATCAGCCGCTCGTCTTCGAAGAAGCCTCCGACATATTCGGGATTGATCCACCAGATCATGCCGAAGACAAGGAACGGCAACGCGCCGACGATATAGGCCGAAGCTTTCGATTCCGAGCTCATCGCGCGGATCTTGAGCTTCATCTGGGAACGCTTGCGCAGAACGTCGGCAAGGTTCGACAGCGTTTCGGCCAGGTTGCCGCCCGTTTCGCGCTGGATCGCCAGCGCAATGCAGAAGAAGTTGAATTCCGCGATCGCCAGACGATCCGCGGTTTCCTGCAATGCCTCTTCCATCGACCGGCCGATCTTGATCCGTTCGACAACGCCCTTGAATTCGATCCCGACCGGGCCGGGCACTTCCTGTGCCACAACCTGCAGGGTTTCGGTCACCGGCAGGCCGGAACGCAAGCCGCGAACGAGCAGTTCGATGGCATCGGGGAAACGCGCGTTGAACGCATTGGTACGCTTCTTGATCAAATGACCCACGGCGAGGTGGGGAATACCCGCGCCGAGCAGCAGGCCCAGACCGAGCGAAAGCACAGGCGCGCCGGACCGAAGGTAGACGATCACCGCAACGCCCAGCGCCAGCCCCAGCGAGGTGTAGAAATACTGGGTAACCGTCCATTTCTTGCCCGTGCGATCGAGCCGCAGGGCGAGCGCGTCGATCCGGGAGGAAGACCCGGCCAGCTTGTGAACGGTCGGCTTTCGCGAAGCGATTGCCTTCTTCAGCTGCGATTCCATCTTGGCATCGGTGCTGTCGGAATGGCGGTAGCGCAGGGCATCAATGCGCCGCTGCGACTCTTTTGCGGCGGAAGGGCCCGCCACCAGCATGTAGCCGATGACCATCAGGGCCATGATCCCGCATCCGACCAGCAGAAGCTGGATGATATTCATGCGCGTATCCTGCCTTTCCCCTGCCGGCCGCTAGCGATAGCGCGTGCGACCGACGGTTCTTCGCAAATCAATCGGCCGGGGCCGCGACCTTCTTGCCCTTCTTGGCGAGAAGGGATTTGAGAGCGAGACTGCCGAGCAGCGATTTCTTGGCTGGTTCGTCGTCCATTTCCGCTTCGTCGCTGGCGCCGATCACCCGATCGGCCACCTGCCGCAGAGCCGCACTGGCCTTGCTCGACCGGTTCGCCTCCACGAATGTCTGACCCAGCTTGGCTGCATTGGCGGCGCTCTTCAGATCGAAGGGCACGGTGAAATCGAGCGCGCGCTCTATCGAAGCTTCGAAGTCGGCCTTGCTGATTTCGGTCGCACCGGGCTGAACCTTGTTTGCCACGACGACCGTTTGAACGTGCGCCGCGTTGGTCTTCAGCCACGAGAGGATGCGGATCGTGTCGCGCGCCGATGCAAGCGTCATTTCCGTCGCAAGAACCACGACGTTCACTTCCGCCAGCAGGTGCGGGAAATTGATCAGCATGTTGCGCGGCAGATCGATCACGGTCATTTCGAATGCCTGGCGGAATTCCTCCTCCAGTTGCACGAATGCCGAGCCGTCTGTCATCAGGGGCGCATTGATCGGCGCTTCTGCCGACA
The nucleotide sequence above comes from Pelagerythrobacter marensis. Encoded proteins:
- a CDS encoding type II secretion system F family protein; the encoded protein is MPDTPPGPTLLGFDVILVGSILAGIAAVAVMFAIYAAVTVRDPMTRRVKALNARRDELKAGIVKVNARKRQSLVRKSEGTERVKDTLSGMKVLQQSQIEAIQQQLAHAGYRNKELAVYVVAGRIILPLLLGGLGFVMIYLIDYFPDWGGMKRFGAVAILLILGYKGPELFLKNKASKRTDIIRKGLPDALDLLVICAEAGLTVDTAFNRVAKELGRAYPELGDEFALTAIELSFLTERKMAFENLAYRVDLEAMRGVVTTMVQTERYGTPLASALRVLSAEFRNERMMRAEEKAARLPAIMTVPLILFILPVLFIVILGPAACSISDAFASNPGR
- a CDS encoding type II secretion system F family protein, which translates into the protein MNIIQLLLVGCGIMALMVIGYMLVAGPSAAKESQRRIDALRYRHSDSTDAKMESQLKKAIASRKPTVHKLAGSSSRIDALALRLDRTGKKWTVTQYFYTSLGLALGVAVIVYLRSGAPVLSLGLGLLLGAGIPHLAVGHLIKKRTNAFNARFPDAIELLVRGLRSGLPVTETLQVVAQEVPGPVGIEFKGVVERIKIGRSMEEALQETADRLAIAEFNFFCIALAIQRETGGNLAETLSNLADVLRKRSQMKLKIRAMSSESKASAYIVGALPFLVFGMIWWINPEYVGGFFEDERLIVTGLGGLVWMSIGGFIMAKMVSFEI